A genome region from Vulpes lagopus strain Blue_001 chromosome 7, ASM1834538v1, whole genome shotgun sequence includes the following:
- the GP9 gene encoding platelet glycoprotein IX, with protein sequence MPAWGALLLLWAATEATNDCPAECTCQALETMGLWVDCRGRGLKALPALPVHTRHLLLANNSLRSVPPGAFDHLPGLQILDVMHNPWHCDCSLTYLRLWLEDHTPEALLQVRCASPALATTRPLGWLTGYELGSCGWQLQAPWTYPGVWWDVALAGVAVLGLALLAGLLCTTTEMLG encoded by the coding sequence ATGCCTGCCTGGGGGGccctgctgctgctctgggctgCCACGGAGGCCACCAACGACTGCCCTGCAGAGTGCACCTGCCAGGCCCTGGAGACCATGGGGCTGTGGGTGGACTGCAGGGGGCGGGGACTCAAGGCCCTGCCCGCCCTGCCGGTCCACACCCGCCACCTCCTGCTGGCCAATAACAGCCTCCGCTCCGTGCCCCCTGGTGCCTTCGACCACCTGCCCGGGCTGCAGATCCTCGACGTGATGCACAACCCCTGGCACTGCGACTGCAGCCTCACCTACCTGCGTCTCTGGCTGGAGGACCACACGCCCGAAGCCTTGCTGCAGGTCCGCTGTGCCAGCCCCGCGCTGGCCACCACCCGGCCGCTGGGCTGGCTGACGGGCTACGAGCTGGGCAGCTGCGGCTGGCAACTACAGGCGCCCTGGACCTACCCGGGGGTCTGGTGGGATGTGGCACTGGCTGGTGTGGCCGTGCTGGGCCTGGCTCTCCTGGCTGGCCTGCTGTGCACCACCACGGAGATGCTCGGCTGA